TTCCCGGGAGGTTCTATGTTTCATGTCGTTGTGGTTCTGTCTTGCGATTCGCGGTCAATTCATTCACCGCCAACCCGGTGGCCGCATCAAAGTCATACTGCATAATATCAGCTATAATAGATTAAAAGTCAACCCCTAACGGTTTCCGTTGCCTATCCGAATGGATTGCCGCTATTGAGGACGCTTGCCTGTGCACTTCTATCACAGTTGCATAGTTGGCGGGAACAGGTCTCTTGCATCATCCACGACCGCCGAAACCATGCCAGTCAATATCTCCTCTGCAAAACATGCCTCTTCAATATTTTAGATCAGAATATCTTCTTATGTATCTATCTGTCTATTCGTATGGTATCCGACCAACCTGCACTGGCCTTCCGCTTGCAGACTAAGATTTCTTGATGTACCTTTCTTCATGGCGGTATGCAGTCTCTGCATCCGTTCATGGAAATCAATACAAAACATAAGGTAAAAGGAGGAAGTCCCATGAGACGCGCTGTCCCCTACATCCTAAGCTTCGCCCTCTGCGTCGGGGTGCTCCTCGCCGGCCGGCTCTCGGCTCCGCAGCCTCCGGATTCTAAACCGATCCATTCCCCGTCGGCTTCTCAGTTTCTGGATATGTCGCCCGGTGCGGTCTGTTTTGCACCCGGTACGCCCGATGAGTACATGGCGGAATGGGAGGCCAGAATTTTTGGAGATCGGGCCCTCGATTTCCGCATCGGGGATCGCTGGCAATACACCGCCACCAACGGCTACACCGGTTCGCCCGGCAGTCCCATCACCCTCACGTACAGCTTCATTCCCGACGGCGTCACGATTGACGGTTCGCCCAGCCAGCTCTTCTCGCGTTTGAACTCCCTGTTCGGCAATCCGCAGGCGTGGCAGCAACAGTTTGCCCTCGTGTTCGAGCGTTGGAGCGAGGTATCCGGAATCACCTACGTCCACGTTACGGATGACGGCGCCAATTTCGGGGCTGCCGGATCCCTCGGCAGCCGGGGCGACGTCCGCATCGGCAGCATTTCCATTGACGGCCCGTCCAACGTCCTTGCCTACAATTTCTACCCCGATCAGGGGGACATGGTATTGGATGCGTCCGAGAATTGGGGCGCGCAAGCAGGCAACTATATCTTCCTTCGTAACATTGCAGCCCACGAGCACGGGCACGGCTGGGGGCTGGCTCACGTCTGCCCCGCCAACAGCACCAAGCTGCTGGAACCGTTCTATTCTTCAGCCTTCGACGGTCCGCAGCACGATGACATCCGCGCCGCCGTCCGTAACTATGGAGATCGTTTCGAACCCAACAACGATGCCTTCAATGCCACGGAACTCGGCATTTTTCAACGCGACACCACCATCACCGAGATCGGCCTCAACAGTGTCGTGGATCAGGATTGGTGGTATTTCGAGATTCCCAACGGCTTCGGCTTCAACCTCACCGTCCAGCCGATCGGCCGCACATATCTCGAAGGTGCCCAGAACGGGGACGGATCGTGTCAAGCGGGAACTCTCATTAACACGCTCGACGATTTGAATCTCGACGTGTTCCTCTACGATGCAACGGGTTCGACCGTGCTGGCTCAATCGAATACCAGACCCGCCGGACAAAGTGAACAAATCTATCGTTTCGATACGCCTCCCGGCGGCGGTGCCTATCAGGCAAACGTGATCGGATCGCAGGCCGACAACGTTCAGCTCTACGATCTTGTCTTCGACCTCTATAATCTAAGCGATCCCTACCTGACCGTGCCCGCGCTGAATTTCGATACCACGCAGGTGGGAACGCCTGTCATCCTCACCACCTTGCTCGTCAACAATGTCCATTACCCGTTGATTGTCAGCTCCATTTCCACCACCGGCATGTTCACGGTGACACCTCAGGATTCGCTCACGCTGCCCGCCTCGGGGAGTCGGGAGCTTTCGGTAACCTATCTGGCAACCAGCCTCGGCTCACACACCGGCATGCTGACGATCCATCACAACGGCCCGAGCGGCGTGATCCAATGTCCCCTTTCCGGTACGGCGGTGGACTCCTGGTTGCAGTTTGTTATCAGCAATACCGTCGAGTTCGGCGAGGTGATGGTTGGCCACATGGACAGCATTCGGACTGCCATTCGCGCCATGGGCAACGTCCCGATGACCGTACAGTCCATTGAAGTTGCGCCGCCGTTTTCCGCGCTCCTCAATCTGCCCATGGAACTACAGGTTACCCAGACTCTGTTCTTCTGGCCGCGCTTCGCTCCTACGGAAGTGGGTGAATACAACGGCTTATTGATTATCAACCACTCCGGTACGTCCTCGCCCGACACGATCTTCCTCCACGGTTTCGGCGTGCCGTTGGCGGCCGATGATTTCGCCGCGACGCTGCCCGGCGAGTTCCGTCTCCATCAGAACTACCCGAATCCGTTCAATCCGACTACCCGCATCGCCTTCGATCTGCCACGCGCATCCGACGTGAAACTGGAAGTCTTCAATGTGCAGGGTTGTCACGTCCGCGAGTTCCTGACCGGCAATCTGGCGGCGGGAAATCACACCGTCGAGTTCGACGGTTCCGGCCTGCCTTCGGGCGTATACCTCTACCGCCTCTCGGCGGGAGGCTTCGAGGGCTTCGGCAAGATGATGCTGCTGAAATAACCGAATGCCGCGGGGCGCACCTCGGGTGCGCCCCTTTTCGCTTCTTCTCATTTTCGTATTTTATCGCCGAGGCAGATCTCCAGATCTACCCGGAACAGAATCTCTTGGCTTCTTGGTTTCTTGGTTTTTGGGATTTTCTTCATGCCTTCTCCCACTCGCACCTTCGTCACGGCCAAGCTCTGCAAGACGCTCGACGTCGGCCTTCGCCGCACGCTCTTCGGCGGTAACATGATGGCGTGGATGGACGAAGCCGCTTCCATCTTCGCCCACCAGCACACCGGCGAATTGCTGATGGTCACGCTCAAATTCGGCGAGATCCGTTTCGTTCGTCCCGTCAAGGAAGGTCACATTGTCGAGTTCTACGTGGATAACGTGAAGGTCGGCCGCACCTCCATCAGTTTCGAGATCGAAGGCTGGACCGAAAACGACCTCGTCGTCAAGACCAGCGTCGTTTTCGTAGCGGTGGACGAGAATATGCGCCCCAAAGTCATAGAGAAGTTCAACCACTGA
This sequence is a window from bacterium. Protein-coding genes within it:
- a CDS encoding matrixin family metalloprotease — translated: MRRAVPYILSFALCVGVLLAGRLSAPQPPDSKPIHSPSASQFLDMSPGAVCFAPGTPDEYMAEWEARIFGDRALDFRIGDRWQYTATNGYTGSPGSPITLTYSFIPDGVTIDGSPSQLFSRLNSLFGNPQAWQQQFALVFERWSEVSGITYVHVTDDGANFGAAGSLGSRGDVRIGSISIDGPSNVLAYNFYPDQGDMVLDASENWGAQAGNYIFLRNIAAHEHGHGWGLAHVCPANSTKLLEPFYSSAFDGPQHDDIRAAVRNYGDRFEPNNDAFNATELGIFQRDTTITEIGLNSVVDQDWWYFEIPNGFGFNLTVQPIGRTYLEGAQNGDGSCQAGTLINTLDDLNLDVFLYDATGSTVLAQSNTRPAGQSEQIYRFDTPPGGGAYQANVIGSQADNVQLYDLVFDLYNLSDPYLTVPALNFDTTQVGTPVILTTLLVNNVHYPLIVSSISTTGMFTVTPQDSLTLPASGSRELSVTYLATSLGSHTGMLTIHHNGPSGVIQCPLSGTAVDSWLQFVISNTVEFGEVMVGHMDSIRTAIRAMGNVPMTVQSIEVAPPFSALLNLPMELQVTQTLFFWPRFAPTEVGEYNGLLIINHSGTSSPDTIFLHGFGVPLAADDFAATLPGEFRLHQNYPNPFNPTTRIAFDLPRASDVKLEVFNVQGCHVREFLTGNLAAGNHTVEFDGSGLPSGVYLYRLSAGGFEGFGKMMLLK
- a CDS encoding acyl-CoA thioesterase; this translates as MPSPTRTFVTAKLCKTLDVGLRRTLFGGNMMAWMDEAASIFAHQHTGELLMVTLKFGEIRFVRPVKEGHIVEFYVDNVKVGRTSISFEIEGWTENDLVVKTSVVFVAVDENMRPKVIEKFNH